From the Kitasatospora viridis genome, one window contains:
- the rpmA gene encoding 50S ribosomal protein L27 → MAHKKGASSTRNGRDSNAQRLGVKRFGGQVVSAGEILVRQRGTHFHPGAGVGRGGDDTLFALTAGAVQFGTRRGRKVVNIVAVEA, encoded by the coding sequence ATGGCACACAAGAAGGGCGCAAGCTCTACCCGGAACGGCCGCGACTCGAACGCCCAGCGCCTCGGCGTCAAGCGCTTCGGCGGCCAGGTCGTCAGCGCCGGTGAGATCCTGGTCCGCCAGCGCGGCACCCACTTCCACCCGGGTGCGGGCGTCGGTCGCGGTGGCGACGACACCCTGTTCGCGCTGACCGCCGGTGCGGTGCAGTTCGGCACCCGTCGCGGCCGCAAGGTCGTCAACATCGTGGCCGTCGAGGCCTGA
- a CDS encoding TIGR03936 family radical SAM-associated protein: protein MQRIRLRYTKRGRLRFTSHRDFQRAFERALRRSEVPMAYSAGFTPHPKVSYANAAPTGVASEAEYLEIGLADVRDPEELRAKLDESLPVGLDIIEAVEVRTPNFVERLEASQWELRLPEVSEERAAEAVERFLATERVEVERRTKNGVRVFDARGAVARLELVPSQVGVGPVGESTATSDVRTGQPCAILRLVVRHATPAVRPDDVLSGLRATADLALPVPAEVTRLAQGPLDEGTGTVTDPLALDRAAAPAVPSETAVEPQAAASA from the coding sequence GTGCAGCGCATTCGGTTGCGCTACACCAAGCGGGGCCGTCTGCGCTTCACCAGCCACCGCGACTTCCAGCGCGCCTTCGAGCGGGCGCTGCGCCGTTCCGAGGTGCCGATGGCGTACTCGGCCGGCTTCACGCCGCACCCCAAGGTGTCCTACGCGAATGCCGCCCCGACCGGGGTGGCCAGCGAGGCCGAGTACCTGGAGATCGGCCTGGCCGACGTCCGGGACCCGGAGGAGCTGCGGGCCAAGCTGGACGAGTCGCTGCCGGTCGGCCTGGACATCATCGAGGCCGTCGAGGTGCGCACGCCGAACTTCGTCGAGCGGCTGGAGGCCTCCCAGTGGGAGCTGCGGCTGCCCGAGGTCAGCGAGGAGCGGGCGGCCGAGGCGGTCGAGCGGTTCCTGGCCACCGAGCGGGTCGAGGTCGAGCGGCGGACCAAGAACGGCGTCCGGGTCTTCGACGCGCGCGGCGCGGTGGCCCGGTTGGAACTGGTCCCGTCGCAGGTCGGGGTTGGTCCGGTCGGGGAATCCACAGCGACCTCCGATGTTCGTACCGGGCAACCCTGTGCGATACTGCGCCTGGTAGTACGACACGCCACACCCGCCGTACGACCAGACGACGTCTTGTCCGGTCTCCGTGCGACGGCCGACCTGGCGCTGCCGGTCCCCGCTGAGGTGACCAGGCTGGCGCAGGGGCCGCTCGACGAGGGGACCGGCACGGTGACCGACCCGCTGGCGCTCGACCGCGCTGCGGCCCCGGCCGTCCCATCGGAGACGGCCGTCGAGCCGCAGGCCGCAGCGTCCGCCTAG
- a CDS encoding phosphodiester glycosidase family protein encodes MRAVTRLAATAALVAAALGTEPGAQQAVAGPAGPGEVRESVAPGVGYRAFTVSTPHGNTRIHLVTADLAHPGVAAGLLYPGSVAAREAVSRMAGDAGAAAAVNGDFFDITEEQHPGVEATGAASGPALVAGRPLKGAVPEAQRFGWTEPDGDTDRDVFGVGVDGRARLGRLELRGHLRTPRGDLPLGGLNQYALPVGSIGAFTARWGSASRARAACGTDERREAPCTGDSYEVRVRHGRVAAVSGAPGRGPVAPDTTVLLGREAGARALRELTPGTPVTLDYRLASSTPVPFAFALGAYPLLRDHQVPPGLDDATAIPRTAVGIADAGRTLRLLSTDGREGTSSGLTLNELAHLLRTLHCTDAAYLDGGASATLATRLPGTTRVAARNNLDHHQERPVPNGIAVFSPH; translated from the coding sequence ATGAGAGCCGTCACCCGCCTCGCCGCGACCGCCGCCCTGGTCGCGGCGGCCCTGGGCACGGAGCCCGGCGCGCAGCAGGCGGTCGCCGGGCCGGCCGGGCCCGGCGAGGTGCGCGAGTCGGTGGCGCCCGGCGTGGGCTACCGGGCGTTCACCGTCAGCACGCCGCACGGCAACACGCGGATCCACCTGGTGACGGCGGACCTCGCGCACCCGGGCGTGGCCGCCGGCCTGCTGTACCCCGGATCGGTCGCCGCCCGGGAGGCGGTCTCCCGGATGGCCGGGGACGCAGGGGCCGCCGCCGCGGTCAACGGCGACTTCTTCGACATCACCGAGGAGCAGCACCCCGGCGTCGAGGCCACCGGCGCCGCCTCCGGCCCGGCCCTCGTCGCCGGCCGGCCGCTCAAGGGCGCGGTGCCCGAGGCGCAGCGCTTCGGCTGGACGGAACCCGACGGCGACACCGACCGGGACGTGTTCGGCGTGGGCGTGGACGGCCGGGCCCGCCTGGGCCGCCTGGAGCTGCGCGGCCACCTGCGCACTCCCCGGGGCGACCTGCCCCTGGGCGGGCTCAACCAGTACGCCCTGCCCGTCGGGTCGATCGGGGCCTTCACCGCGCGCTGGGGCTCCGCCTCCCGGGCCCGCGCCGCGTGCGGCACCGACGAGCGGCGGGAGGCGCCCTGCACCGGCGACAGCTACGAGGTGAGGGTGCGTCACGGCCGGGTGGCGGCGGTCTCCGGCGCTCCCGGCCGCGGCCCCGTCGCCCCGGACACCACCGTCCTGCTCGGCCGCGAGGCCGGCGCCCGCGCCCTGCGCGAACTGACCCCCGGCACCCCGGTCACCCTCGACTACCGGCTCGCCTCCAGCACCCCGGTGCCCTTCGCCTTCGCCCTCGGCGCCTACCCCCTGCTGCGCGACCACCAGGTGCCGCCCGGCCTCGACGACGCCACGGCGATCCCCCGCACCGCGGTCGGCATCGCCGACGCCGGCCGCACCCTGCGCCTGCTGTCCACCGACGGCCGCGAGGGCACCTCCAGCGGACTCACCCTCAACGAACTGGCCCACCTGCTCCGCACCCTGCACTGCACCGACGCCGCCTACCTGGACGGCGGCGCGTCCGCCACACTGGCCACCCGCCTCCCCGGCACGACCCGCGTCGCCGCCCGCAACAACCTCGACCACCACCAGGAACGACCGGTCCCCAACGGCATCGCGGTCTTCTCCCCCCACTGA
- the rplU gene encoding 50S ribosomal protein L21 → MYAIVRAGGRQHKVAVGDVLEIDRVDVKPGDSVELATILVVDGEAVTSDPWVLAGVKVHAEVVDHTKGEKITILRYKNKTGYRRRQGHRQRHTAVRITSIDSAK, encoded by the coding sequence ATGTACGCGATCGTTCGCGCCGGCGGCCGCCAGCACAAGGTCGCCGTGGGCGACGTGCTGGAGATCGACCGTGTTGACGTCAAGCCGGGTGACTCGGTGGAGCTCGCGACCATCCTGGTCGTCGACGGTGAGGCCGTCACCTCCGACCCGTGGGTGCTGGCCGGCGTGAAGGTTCACGCCGAGGTCGTCGACCACACCAAGGGCGAGAAGATCACGATCCTCCGCTACAAGAACAAGACCGGCTACCGTCGGCGCCAGGGTCACCGTCAGCGCCACACCGCCGTCCGCATCACGAGCATCGACTCCGCGAAGTAA
- a CDS encoding recombinase family protein: MGNRRGRGRSAAAREQYSVESEWTEADLKLLADLKADEAALPEDAPRALLSVRLSVLTEDTTSPIRQELDLRILARNNGYRVVGVASDLNVSATKVPPWKRKQLGDWLNNRVPEFDVLLFWKMDRFIRRLSDLSTMIDWCLKYGKNLISKNDPIDLTTTIGKILVTVIGGLAEIEANNTSTRVTNLWDYTKTQSEWLVGKPAYGYVTDEDDSGNVVLAIDTDAQKALRWCYGAALRNVSARRMVEVLKRAGLCGPGLTTSTLIRRLRNPALLGYRVEEDKNGGVRRSKLLLGMDGKPIRVAPPIFSQEEYDTLQARLDQRSRNQPTRQPGGATKFLGVLTCTDCKSNMTVQQQTNTATVVTASEPSPEQIVRHYAYLRCQKCKGGGKGAPNPEIIYAKLVSDVLSVLGDEPVRLRAYAQGAEARREQKRLQAAIAYYMEGLEPGGRYSRTRFTQEQAQKTLDQLISDLEAIDPATTQDRWENVHNGKTFRDRWQEGGMEAMSADLLRVGIRCEVTRTKIPRQRAPRVQLRLLIPKDVKDRLVIKEGDFGQVF, encoded by the coding sequence ATGGGGAATCGCAGGGGGCGAGGGCGCTCCGCAGCAGCACGTGAGCAGTACTCCGTAGAGAGCGAGTGGACCGAGGCAGACCTCAAGCTCCTGGCCGACCTGAAGGCGGACGAGGCCGCGCTGCCCGAGGACGCTCCGCGGGCGCTGCTCTCGGTCCGGCTGTCCGTACTGACCGAGGACACGACCTCCCCGATCCGCCAGGAGCTGGACCTGCGGATCCTGGCGAGGAACAACGGCTACCGGGTCGTGGGCGTGGCGAGCGACCTGAACGTGTCGGCCACGAAGGTCCCGCCGTGGAAGCGCAAGCAGCTCGGCGACTGGCTGAACAACCGGGTGCCGGAGTTCGACGTCCTGCTGTTCTGGAAGATGGACCGCTTCATCCGCCGGCTCTCGGACCTCAGCACGATGATCGACTGGTGCCTGAAGTACGGCAAGAACCTCATCTCCAAGAACGACCCGATCGACCTGACCACCACGATCGGCAAGATCCTGGTGACGGTGATCGGCGGCTTGGCCGAGATCGAGGCCAACAACACGAGCACCCGCGTGACCAACCTCTGGGACTACACCAAGACCCAGAGCGAATGGCTGGTGGGCAAGCCCGCATACGGATACGTGACGGACGAGGACGACAGCGGGAACGTGGTCCTCGCGATCGACACGGACGCACAGAAGGCACTGCGCTGGTGCTACGGCGCCGCGCTGCGGAACGTATCCGCACGGCGGATGGTCGAGGTCCTCAAGCGCGCCGGCCTCTGCGGGCCTGGCCTGACAACCAGCACCCTGATCCGCCGACTCAGGAATCCGGCGTTGCTCGGGTACCGGGTAGAAGAGGACAAGAACGGCGGCGTCCGCAGGTCCAAACTGCTCCTCGGGATGGACGGCAAACCGATCCGGGTCGCCCCGCCGATCTTCTCCCAGGAGGAGTACGACACCCTCCAGGCGAGACTGGACCAGCGCTCTCGCAACCAGCCGACCCGGCAACCAGGTGGGGCGACGAAGTTCCTTGGCGTGCTCACCTGTACTGACTGCAAGAGCAACATGACCGTCCAGCAGCAGACCAACACAGCCACGGTCGTCACCGCGTCGGAGCCGAGCCCCGAGCAGATCGTCCGGCACTACGCCTACCTGCGCTGCCAGAAGTGCAAAGGTGGCGGCAAGGGAGCACCGAACCCAGAGATCATTTACGCGAAGCTCGTGTCCGACGTCCTCTCGGTGCTCGGTGACGAGCCAGTACGGCTCCGGGCCTACGCCCAGGGCGCGGAGGCGCGGAGGGAGCAGAAGCGGCTCCAGGCAGCCATCGCGTATTACATGGAGGGCCTGGAGCCGGGTGGCCGGTACTCCCGGACTCGCTTCACCCAGGAGCAGGCGCAGAAGACCCTGGACCAGCTGATCTCAGATCTCGAAGCCATCGACCCGGCGACAACCCAGGACCGGTGGGAGAACGTGCACAACGGCAAGACCTTCCGCGACCGCTGGCAGGAGGGCGGTATGGAGGCCATGTCCGCCGACCTGCTCAGGGTGGGGATCCGGTGCGAGGTCACCCGGACGAAGATCCCGAGGCAACGGGCCCCGAGGGTGCAGCTGCGTCTCCTGATCCCGAAGGACGTGAAGGACCGGCTCGTGATCAAGGAAGGTGACTTCGGGCAAGTGTTCTGA
- a CDS encoding replication initiator, whose amino-acid sequence MAAHNDPGARRAYLDQEARLRALPDIDRDLVRLGQLPGLHRWLDQIRATGGCAAPIYLAGRSVTSDATTGEVLREYSTAGEPGARLAVRCRNRRAGRCPPCSREHAGDTFHLVRAGLVGGKGVPDRVRTHPRLFVTLTAPSFGSVHRSATCHPTRRRRCQHGASLGCGRFHDSADPAVGQPLCPDCYDYTVHILWNAHAPALWKAFRDNLYHHLANRAGVSRTAVRKLVRVSAAKVTEYQQRGAVHFHAVIRLDGPTGPDSSPPDWATAGLLLEAVHTAAAAVSLTAPGTERPLRFGTQLDAHELTGRPSSRVTDEAVAAYVAKYSTKSTDTAGALDRRITSLAALASANLTPHVRALVETAWHLGSRPDLQHLRLRAWAHMLGYRGHCLTKTRAFSTTYTALRTARADHTRAHELYTDWDTESITEAAWHFVGQGHTPAEQLIAAGIAEDILMNREVAREERGGASR is encoded by the coding sequence GTGGCTGCCCATAACGACCCCGGCGCCCGTCGGGCCTACCTCGACCAAGAGGCGCGGCTGCGGGCCCTGCCCGACATTGACCGTGACCTCGTCCGCCTCGGCCAGTTGCCCGGTCTGCACCGCTGGCTGGACCAGATCCGGGCGACCGGCGGATGCGCCGCACCGATCTACCTCGCCGGACGGTCCGTCACCAGCGACGCCACCACGGGGGAGGTGCTGCGGGAGTACTCGACCGCCGGTGAGCCTGGCGCCCGGCTGGCCGTCCGCTGCCGCAACCGGCGAGCCGGCCGCTGCCCGCCCTGTTCGCGCGAACACGCCGGGGACACCTTCCACCTGGTCCGTGCGGGACTGGTCGGCGGGAAGGGTGTCCCCGACCGGGTCCGCACCCATCCCCGACTGTTCGTCACCCTGACCGCGCCGTCCTTCGGCAGCGTCCACCGCTCCGCCACCTGCCACCCGACCCGGCGCCGCCGCTGCCAGCACGGCGCCTCACTCGGCTGCGGCCGGTTCCACGACAGCGCGGACCCGGCCGTCGGACAGCCGCTCTGCCCCGACTGCTACGACTACACCGTCCACATCCTGTGGAACGCCCACGCACCCGCGCTCTGGAAAGCCTTCCGCGACAACCTCTACCACCACCTCGCCAACCGGGCGGGAGTCAGCCGCACCGCCGTCCGCAAGCTCGTGCGGGTCTCCGCTGCCAAGGTGACGGAGTACCAGCAGCGCGGCGCCGTCCACTTCCACGCCGTGATCCGCCTCGACGGCCCGACCGGCCCCGACAGCTCCCCGCCCGACTGGGCGACCGCCGGCCTGCTCCTCGAAGCCGTCCACACCGCCGCGGCAGCCGTCAGCCTCACCGCACCCGGCACCGAACGCCCGCTCCGCTTCGGCACCCAACTCGACGCCCACGAGCTGACCGGCCGCCCCAGCAGCCGAGTGACCGACGAAGCCGTGGCCGCCTACGTCGCCAAGTACTCCACCAAGAGCACCGACACCGCCGGCGCCCTCGACCGTCGCATCACCTCGCTCGCCGCCCTCGCCTCCGCGAACCTCACCCCACACGTCCGCGCCCTGGTCGAAACCGCCTGGCACCTCGGCAGCCGCCCCGACCTCCAGCACCTCCGCCTCCGTGCCTGGGCCCACATGCTCGGCTACCGCGGCCATTGCCTCACCAAGACCCGCGCCTTCTCCACCACCTACACCGCCCTCCGCACCGCCCGCGCCGACCACACCCGCGCCCACGAGCTCTACACCGACTGGGATACCGAGAGCATCACCGAAGCCGCCTGGCACTTCGTCGGCCAGGGGCACACCCCGGCCGAGCAGCTGATCGCGGCCGGCATCGCGGAGGACATCCTGATGAATCGGGAAGTTGCACGCGAGGAACGCGGCGGAGCGTCGAGATGA
- a CDS encoding Rne/Rng family ribonuclease, whose product MPENENNDVQTPAGEPVGDAAPPRRRRRAVSRPAGTPQGAAEAVETVIPVETPAPAAEAVAEQPAEAAAKPRRTRKRAESPAGPPVAEESAAEVVAEEPVAEKPVRARRTRKRAEAPETTVAEPVVEQPVAEEPVAEVVVEEPVAEKPVRARRTRKRAEAPQTTVAQPKVEQPKVEQPAVEEPEAEEVEEEAAAQAPAEQPAPVEAPAEPEPHRTRRRAVRPATAVFQAPVFQEPSAYVAPAAPAAATQVEQPAVEVEPVKAATVSEEDEYEYSGVGRRRRVRSAVRVSPPAKAAAKAAAKAPAKAVVKVAEQPAAVEEQPQAAQEPGQESEAWEEDRPSSRRRRRGGRRRRRGEAEEFESAEAAAEQPVAEQAQAEELDAEDEEEDGDELANGLSSSRRRRRRRRRSGEGGVETSETSEDGVRTVVKVREPRRRSTEPAFDPDEVQSIKGSTRLEAKKQRRREGRELGRRRVPIITEAEFLARRESVERVMVVRQNGQRTQIGVLEDGVLVEHYVNKEQATSYVGNVYLGKVQNVLPSMEAAFVDIGKGRNAVLYAGEVNFGQLGHSGPRRIESVLKSGQSVLVQVSKDPIGHKGARLTSQISLPGRYLVYVPEGSMTGISRKLPENERARLKQILKKIVPDDAGVIVRTAAEGASEEELTRDVQRLQSQWEEIQKKAASGNAPTLLYGEPDMTVRVVRDIFNEDFTKVIVSGAEAWNTIHGYVNSVAPDLAERLQRWTSDVDVFATYRIDEQLMKALDRKVWLPSGGSLVIDRTEAMVVVDVNTGKFVGQGGNLEETVTRNNIEAAEEIVRQLRLRDLGGIIVIDFIDMVLESNRDLVLRRLLECLGRDRTKHQVAEVTSLGLVQMTRKRVGQGLLESFSESCVHCNGRGVIVHMEQPTSVGGGGGPVGTAGESASGKRRRRGKGGAGQEEHAAVESVVEELPDRAEDDHEHEHEEFEQVLRDEPVVGEEPEAAPAAVVEQAPVVEQPAQPEPAAEPAAPAGRPRRRAVRKATAPAGAPAPEIVVLQSRAEAVMEAALAAAEAAAEQPAAEAAEPVVEAVAEEPAAEEAPAPKKRAVRKTAAKKATTATAKKTATAAKKTTARKTATKRTSAAAKKAAAAEGESAAE is encoded by the coding sequence ATGCCTGAGAACGAGAACAACGACGTGCAGACCCCGGCCGGTGAACCGGTCGGCGATGCCGCCCCGCCGCGTCGGCGCCGCCGCGCGGTGTCCCGCCCGGCCGGCACCCCGCAGGGTGCGGCCGAGGCCGTCGAGACCGTGATCCCGGTCGAGACCCCCGCGCCGGCCGCCGAAGCGGTGGCCGAGCAGCCCGCCGAGGCCGCGGCCAAGCCGCGTCGTACCCGCAAGCGCGCCGAGTCGCCCGCCGGTCCGCCGGTCGCCGAGGAGTCGGCCGCCGAGGTCGTGGCCGAGGAGCCGGTGGCCGAGAAGCCGGTTCGGGCCCGGCGCACCCGCAAGCGTGCCGAGGCGCCGGAGACCACCGTCGCCGAGCCCGTGGTCGAGCAGCCCGTCGCCGAGGAGCCGGTCGCCGAGGTCGTGGTCGAGGAGCCGGTGGCCGAGAAGCCGGTTCGGGCCCGGCGCACCCGCAAGCGTGCCGAGGCGCCGCAGACCACCGTGGCCCAGCCCAAGGTCGAGCAGCCCAAGGTCGAGCAGCCCGCCGTCGAGGAGCCCGAGGCCGAGGAGGTCGAGGAGGAGGCCGCCGCCCAGGCGCCCGCCGAGCAGCCCGCCCCCGTCGAGGCGCCGGCCGAGCCCGAGCCCCACCGCACCCGCCGCCGTGCCGTGCGCCCGGCCACCGCGGTCTTCCAGGCACCGGTCTTCCAGGAGCCGAGCGCCTACGTCGCCCCCGCCGCGCCCGCCGCCGCCACCCAGGTGGAGCAGCCGGCCGTCGAGGTCGAGCCGGTCAAGGCCGCCACCGTGTCGGAAGAGGACGAGTACGAGTACAGCGGCGTCGGCCGCCGCCGCCGGGTCCGCTCGGCGGTCCGGGTGAGCCCGCCGGCGAAGGCCGCCGCCAAGGCCGCGGCGAAGGCTCCGGCCAAGGCCGTGGTCAAGGTCGCCGAGCAGCCCGCCGCCGTCGAGGAGCAGCCGCAGGCCGCCCAGGAGCCGGGCCAGGAGTCCGAGGCCTGGGAGGAGGACCGCCCGTCCTCGCGCCGTCGCCGTCGGGGTGGCCGTCGCCGCCGTCGCGGTGAGGCGGAGGAGTTCGAGTCCGCCGAGGCCGCTGCCGAGCAGCCCGTCGCCGAGCAGGCGCAGGCCGAGGAGCTCGACGCGGAGGACGAGGAGGAGGACGGCGACGAGCTGGCGAACGGCCTGTCCTCGTCGCGCCGCCGTCGTCGTCGGCGTCGCCGCAGTGGCGAGGGCGGCGTCGAGACCAGCGAGACCAGCGAGGACGGCGTCCGGACGGTCGTCAAGGTGCGCGAGCCGCGCCGCCGCTCCACCGAGCCGGCGTTCGACCCGGACGAGGTGCAGTCGATCAAGGGTTCGACCCGCCTGGAGGCCAAGAAGCAGCGCCGCCGCGAGGGCCGCGAGCTGGGCCGCCGCCGGGTGCCGATCATCACCGAGGCCGAGTTCCTGGCCCGCCGCGAGTCGGTCGAGCGGGTGATGGTGGTCCGCCAGAACGGCCAGCGCACCCAGATCGGCGTGCTGGAGGACGGCGTGCTGGTCGAGCACTACGTCAACAAGGAGCAGGCCACCTCGTACGTCGGCAACGTCTACCTGGGCAAGGTCCAGAACGTGCTGCCGTCGATGGAGGCCGCGTTCGTGGACATCGGCAAGGGCCGCAACGCGGTGCTGTACGCCGGTGAGGTCAACTTCGGCCAGCTCGGCCACAGCGGTCCGCGCCGGATCGAGTCGGTGCTGAAGTCCGGCCAGTCGGTGCTGGTGCAGGTCTCCAAGGACCCGATCGGCCACAAGGGCGCCCGGCTGACCAGCCAGATCTCGCTGCCCGGCCGCTACCTGGTCTACGTGCCCGAGGGCTCGATGACCGGCATCAGCCGCAAGCTGCCGGAGAACGAGCGGGCCCGCCTCAAGCAGATCCTGAAGAAGATCGTGCCGGACGACGCAGGCGTGATCGTGCGCACCGCCGCCGAGGGCGCCAGCGAGGAGGAGCTCACCCGCGACGTGCAGCGACTGCAGTCGCAGTGGGAGGAGATCCAGAAGAAGGCGGCCTCCGGCAACGCGCCGACCCTGCTGTACGGCGAGCCGGACATGACCGTCCGGGTGGTCCGCGACATCTTCAACGAGGACTTCACCAAGGTCATCGTCTCCGGTGCCGAGGCGTGGAACACCATCCACGGCTACGTCAACTCGGTGGCGCCGGACCTGGCCGAGCGGCTGCAGCGCTGGACCAGCGACGTGGACGTGTTCGCCACCTACCGGATCGACGAGCAGCTGATGAAGGCGCTGGACCGCAAGGTCTGGCTGCCCAGCGGCGGCTCGCTGGTGATCGACCGGACCGAGGCGATGGTCGTGGTCGACGTCAACACCGGCAAGTTCGTCGGCCAGGGCGGCAACCTTGAGGAGACCGTCACCCGCAACAACATCGAGGCGGCCGAGGAGATCGTCCGCCAGCTGCGGCTGCGCGACCTCGGCGGCATCATCGTGATCGACTTCATCGACATGGTGCTGGAGTCCAACCGCGACCTGGTGCTGCGCCGGCTGCTGGAGTGCCTGGGCCGGGACCGGACCAAGCACCAGGTGGCCGAGGTCACCTCGCTGGGCCTGGTGCAGATGACCCGCAAGCGGGTCGGCCAGGGCCTGCTGGAGTCCTTCTCCGAGTCGTGCGTGCACTGCAACGGCCGCGGCGTGATCGTGCACATGGAGCAGCCGACCTCGGTCGGCGGCGGTGGCGGCCCGGTCGGCACCGCGGGCGAGTCCGCCTCCGGCAAGCGCCGTCGCCGGGGCAAGGGCGGGGCCGGGCAGGAGGAGCACGCCGCCGTCGAGTCGGTGGTCGAGGAGCTGCCCGACCGCGCCGAGGACGACCACGAGCACGAGCACGAGGAGTTCGAGCAGGTGCTCCGGGACGAGCCGGTCGTGGGCGAGGAGCCGGAGGCCGCCCCGGCCGCGGTGGTCGAGCAGGCCCCCGTCGTCGAGCAGCCCGCCCAGCCCGAGCCCGCTGCCGAGCCCGCCGCGCCGGCCGGTCGCCCGCGCCGTCGTGCGGTCCGCAAGGCCACGGCTCCGGCCGGTGCCCCGGCGCCCGAGATCGTGGTGCTGCAGTCGCGGGCCGAGGCCGTGATGGAGGCCGCCCTGGCCGCCGCCGAGGCCGCTGCCGAGCAGCCCGCCGCCGAGGCCGCCGAGCCGGTCGTGGAGGCCGTCGCCGAGGAGCCGGCCGCCGAGGAGGCCCCGGCCCCGAAGAAGCGCGCCGTCCGCAAGACGGCCGCGAAGAAGGCCACCACCGCCACCGCCAAGAAGACGGCGACGGCGGCGAAGAAGACCACCGCCCGCAAGACCGCCACCAAGCGGACCAGCGCGGCGGCCAAGAAGGCGGCCGCCGCCGAAGGTGAGTCGGCGGCCGAGTGA
- the obgE gene encoding GTPase ObgE, producing MTTFVDRVELHVAAGNGGHGCASVHREKFKPLGGPDGGNGGEGGSVTLVVDSQITTLLDYHHSRSRKAGNGKPGAGGHRTGALGEDIVLPVPDGTVVLDRQGNLLADLVGHGTSFIAAAGGRGGLGNSALSSARRKAPGFALLGEPGEVRDIVLELKSVADVALVGYPSAGKSSLISVLSAAKPKIADYPFTTLVPNLGVVTAGDSVYTIADVPGLIPGASQGKGLGLEFLRHVERCSVLVHVLDCATLEPGRDPLTDLETIEAELAQYGGLEDRPRLVALNKVDVPDGQDIADLTRASLEERGYRVFEVSAASRKGLRELNFALAGIVAEARAAKPVQESTRIVLRPTAVDDAGFTVTEEDGAFRVRGVKPERWVRQTDFNNDEAVGYLADRLARLGVEDQLWKSGAHEGDTVIIGPDENAVVFDWEPTMAAGAEMLGRRGEDHRFDAPRPAVDRRREKQKGKDAAEAEYEAFEALSSGRPAELGEDEDE from the coding sequence ATGACCACCTTCGTGGACCGCGTCGAACTGCACGTCGCCGCGGGTAACGGAGGCCACGGCTGCGCCTCCGTACACCGGGAGAAGTTCAAGCCGCTCGGCGGCCCGGACGGCGGCAACGGCGGTGAGGGCGGCAGCGTCACCCTGGTGGTGGACAGCCAGATCACCACGCTGCTCGACTACCACCACTCGCGCAGCCGCAAGGCCGGCAACGGCAAGCCCGGCGCGGGCGGCCACCGCACCGGTGCGCTGGGCGAGGACATCGTGCTGCCGGTGCCGGACGGCACCGTGGTGCTGGACCGGCAGGGCAACCTGCTGGCCGACCTGGTCGGCCACGGCACCTCCTTCATCGCCGCCGCCGGCGGCCGCGGGGGCCTCGGCAACTCGGCGCTGTCCTCGGCCCGCCGCAAGGCCCCCGGATTCGCGCTGCTCGGCGAGCCGGGCGAGGTCCGCGACATCGTGCTGGAGCTCAAGTCGGTCGCCGACGTGGCCCTGGTGGGCTACCCGAGCGCCGGCAAGTCCTCGCTGATCTCGGTGCTCTCCGCCGCCAAGCCGAAGATCGCCGACTACCCGTTCACCACCCTGGTGCCGAACCTCGGCGTGGTCACGGCGGGCGACAGCGTCTACACCATCGCCGACGTGCCCGGGCTGATCCCGGGCGCCAGCCAGGGCAAGGGCCTCGGCCTGGAGTTCCTGCGCCACGTGGAGCGCTGCAGCGTGCTGGTGCACGTGCTGGACTGCGCCACCCTGGAGCCGGGCCGCGACCCGCTCACCGACCTGGAGACGATCGAGGCGGAGCTGGCCCAGTACGGCGGCCTGGAGGACCGGCCGCGGCTGGTCGCGCTCAACAAGGTGGACGTGCCGGACGGCCAGGACATCGCCGACCTGACCCGGGCCTCGCTGGAGGAGCGCGGCTACCGGGTATTCGAGGTCTCCGCCGCCTCCCGCAAGGGCCTGCGCGAGCTGAACTTCGCGCTGGCCGGGATCGTCGCCGAGGCCCGGGCCGCCAAGCCGGTCCAGGAGTCCACCCGGATCGTGCTGCGCCCGACGGCCGTGGACGACGCCGGCTTCACCGTCACCGAGGAGGACGGCGCCTTCCGGGTGCGCGGCGTCAAGCCGGAGCGCTGGGTGCGCCAGACCGACTTCAACAACGACGAGGCCGTCGGCTACCTGGCCGACCGGCTGGCCCGCCTCGGTGTCGAGGACCAGCTGTGGAAGTCCGGCGCGCACGAGGGTGACACCGTCATCATCGGCCCGGACGAGAACGCCGTGGTCTTCGACTGGGAGCCGACCATGGCCGCCGGCGCCGAGATGCTCGGCCGCCGCGGCGAGGACCACCGGTTCGACGCCCCGCGCCCGGCGGTCGACCGCCGCCGCGAGAAGCAGAAGGGCAAGGACGCCGCCGAGGCCGAGTACGAGGCCTTCGAGGCGCTCTCCTCCGGCCGCCCGGCCGAGCTCGGCGAGGACGAGGACGAGTAG